From the genome of Medicago truncatula cultivar Jemalong A17 chromosome 2, MtrunA17r5.0-ANR, whole genome shotgun sequence:
TGTATATATGGTAGTGACTCGAAGCTTGTGTAATTTTCTCTGTGTGAATCCTTGCACTCATTCAAGCATTAACCGTGGCGTTTAACCATTCACTTCATCCATCCATTCATTTTCGTGTTCCACTTCCATATTGCATTGAAGCATATATTTTGCACTAATTTATTTACCTCCATAGATATAGTCATTCATAAGTTTTACTGAGCAACTTGCGGAAACCAATATTCCTCTCCATTTCAGAATCTTCATTCTTTCAATTGATTCTGGATCCAAGCTTATTCTAGTATGGTTTTGCAAATCTGGCGTGCATTCAATAATTTTGGAACTTATCCTTCGTTGTGTTTTTCATTACCCAGTCGATCTTTGTAACCATCCTTTCAATAGGTTGTAGGACCATGAGTACAAATAAACTTGTCCTGTGTTATTTACAATGAGTTTGTTATGCTTGATTTTTGCCTTATTTTGCCATAAGAATGCTTGtaacttaaaaatatttaagttgCCGTAAGAGTGCTCCCACAATTTTTAAACTAACCAACACTAGAAAACTTCACAATTCCAGTTTGCCATAATCCTTGCCAACAACCAAATCTATTGCACCCTCTACgtccttgttttgtttttattttttctttcttacaaTCGAATTATCAACTTCATATACAAACTACAACACGCCTAGCCTCGGatgacataaaaaatgataagttctTTACCACTTACTCACATCCTTCCAACACCCCATTCAGTAACACTCGTTTCTTTTTTATCACCCCAGCCCACCATTGGTGATAGCAATCGGAGAACAGGGACCCGGTGCACTAGCCACCTAGTACAATTACTATTTTATAGAGTGCAACACAAATTGTTAATAGGATTTTATCAGGTCTTATCACTACATACAAATAATTACAATATTATTCAGCACAAAATGGAATTGAAGATACTGCAATCTAAGTAGCAGAAAAACCACAAATCAACATACAcatagcaaaaaataataaaaaatagtagcAAATTTCCTTGACAAACAAAAACGCTGTTTAACTACGTGATCTTGCCTATAGCAATTTCTGGAACTTCAAGCACAATATTTGGTGCTTAACCTCCCTTATATCTTTTCCTAAGTTGAATATAATGCAGCCTACcaccaataatataaaaaagagaaacattGATGACCACCGCAGTCTATGTCCAAGTACTAGTGCTTAACCTCCCTAATTTCTCTTCCTAAGTTGAATATGATGCAGCCTACCACCAGcaatataaaaaagtaaaacatcGACAATTGGCAGCCACCATAGTCTATATCCAAGTACAGTGACCGATCCTATCTTCAATTTTCACATGGCAATTGACAGTTTCATTCCATCAACTATAACAACAGTACACACTAACATATAATATCACATGCGTACAAGTACCAACTAAAACAGAGACGGCGACAATATGATGGCAAACACACGCAATAACGTGCAAAGACTTCCACACAGTACACAAcatcaaacacaaacaaacacaacgAAAGGAGCAATACTTTTCATACAATAACCAACCTCAATGTGCTTTCATAAGCATGTTTTTAAGAGTTTCAAATTTAGAGATAATTGAAATAGAACATACTTTTCATACAATAACCAACCTCACTGTGCTTCCATATTTTCTCAACGGTGCTAGAATTAAAAGACAAGCAGCAGATCCTTTTAGAAAGGCCAGAGGGAGAGAGGATTCATCATCAAATTCTAAATACCCTAATGtcatatttttacaaaagaggGATAAGTGTGATCTCAGACATACAATccaagaagagagaaaaaatgagtGCAGCTCCATTCATTATCAATTCAACCATTCCCACAAACCAAGCAGACTAATTCCATCACAAGAAACAAGTTGAGCATCATGTTTCAGCTGCTACACATCACAGGTCCCTCCATCCCTTACAATCTCAATTTAAATCCTCGGGACAAGAAGTCGTCcctgttggaaaaaaaaaatgaatctcATCTAAGTTAAACAATATCACAAAagaataattgataaaaaaaaccatGCTTTTGAATGGAACTATGAATAAATTTGTAGTAATATATAGTAGGCCAATTTCTAAATAACAATTTTCTCCACTTTACATACCACAGCAGGGTGGAATAGTCTCAACATTCAAAAATAAGCTGGTCAACTCCTAAACTAACACATATCATGCATTGTTGtcaattttttgttcttttgaaaTCCAGCACACACACAATGTCACATAGAGATAAACAAAGGTAGAGAATTTAAAGTAATTAGGGAATCCTTGTCCTATAATAAGAATTCAATTTGACCTTTAGCATAGAGTTTAACTACTTATATCATATGATGGGTCCATTGAACTGACATTAACTTATACATAGCAAAAACTCAAATAATATATAAGTACCTTCTCTTGTTCTTGCTTGTATGATTCTCCTTCTTCCTACAATAATCAACAGGGAAGGAAGGTGGTACAAGACTTTCAACACAAATCATAgcttcatccaaattagaaattccttcaacataaataacttgttCACTCATCAAGTCacaccaaaacagcttcttaCAATCTATTTCCAATAGAACCTTACTTCCGTCACTAGAATAACCTAAAGGcttcaaaaaattcaaagataaaGTGAAACATGAATTAACCAAAGTAAAAAGTTTACACCAACTAGATCCATAGTCTTTCATCACCCAAACATCAGTTTTAGTAGTTtgataattcaaaatcatacaAAGACACCCTCCCAAAACAGCAACAGCAATTTGAAAACTCTCACACTCACTATTAACCTCTATACTTTCTATTTCAGCAGGAAGAGGAACCACATTGAAAATCTCAAGTGTTAGGTTAAACGCGACAATGAAACAAGGGTGTGACTCTTCACTTTGCTGAGTCATTACCCAGTGAAGAGAATTCTGAACAAAAACCCCCATGGCTTGAACATATTGAAGAGCGTACGGCATACTGGGAATTGTTTTCCACGAGTTTGTTTTCAAGCTAAAGAGACTGACATGTGAATCATAAAAAGAGCAATGACCATCGGCCATCCAAGAAATTCTGAGGAGTTTGTAATCACCTGTTGATGGATCAAAACCGAAGCCGTGAACGCATATACCGCCGCGATTGGGTTTGTCAGATTCAAGAATGTTAGGGATAGCAAGAGGAAGGAAAGGGATAATACGATGTTTACGGGTGTTAGGGTTCCAGATTGTGATTTCGTTGGCGCCGTAAGGATGCATGAAAGCGATTTGACCATTGGAAATGGCGAGAAGGCCGTTACATGAACCGAGAAGAGCCATTATGCTGTTATACGTGACAGGAGCTGTGTTGAAAGGATGGTTGAGTGGAATCATGGATTTCGTTAGGTCAGGGAAATCATCGATTTGGTAGAGTTCGGATTTGTAATGAAGGATTAAGGATCGATTGAGGGAATTATTTTTGAGGTGAAGGTTGATGAAGTTGTGAGAATCTATTAAAGATTTAAGTGATTTTGAAGTTGATCGGAATCGGAGAAGTGATTTTACTGGTAAGTGGGAGAAGATTTCGGCGAGTATTTCCGGCGGAAGACCGTCAGCCGCCATTGGAAGGAAAGAAGCTCCCTTCGAGGGTTTATAGGGTTTTGTTGAAATGTGTTTGTTTTTCCTTGCCTGTTATTTTCTAAGAGAATCTTCAATCAACATAATCTAACTAACTCATTTTAGGTAGCTTATCTCTCATTTAGTGGGTTCCAATGTGCCACATCACATTCATACAACTCGTAATACTTTTGTTCCAATGATACACATTTAAGTAACTGATAAGGTTGATAGCTTAATTAATTCTATATTTGCATGGAACGGTAGCATAAATAAGGTACTCTACAATTTTTCATGGAACTCAGATTGCCACGTACATGTTCTACAAAtggaaacaaaaattattatggAATAGTTATATAGTGTTTGAAATTCAATGATGAATCCCTTGTTGGGGATGCTCTAATTGGATTTAATAAGTTCTAGTATATCAGTTGATTGTACTATTTGGTATAAACACATAGAACATTACAAAATTAAGTGCCTGCTTGGTACTGTTTGGTTGATTGCATCTGTTCAACATTATTACTCACCTATTAGTACTTATAAGCAACATCAGTTCTGAAAGAAAACACCACTATTTGCTTACAAGATATCCTCCATTTGTTTTCAAATTGTGTGACAGTTTTCAGGGATCGTTGAAAATATTAAGTGACATAAAGTTCATTCTATGAAAATTAATATTGGATTCCTCAGCTTTGTTTCTTCCTAATACCCTTTGTACATGAGTACAAGTTTATAACTTATGCATTGGTATACCAGATATGATAATAAGGATCAGAATCGCAGAACTAGCTATCACCACATTTAATAtacaaaacaatttcaaaataaatgaaattagatAAAGAATGCCGATACAATACATGTGATTGATATAATTATAATCTAAGTAGTCACAGAAAGTAGCTTTTACACCATGGCATCgacattatgattttttttaataagaaaaaggaaCTATTACCAAGTTACGATAAGAATAATCCCTAAACTGAAATTTCATAATCACCATTTACCACCAAAcaatcattatatttttattttttttgaagaaactaaattagcccacccgAATTGGCatcagagagaatcgaacctgagacctgaGGAAGGGTGCACTCCGAATTCTCAAAccaataccactaggccaacccaagtgggttcaATCATTATATTTGTTAGCTCAGGTGATTCAATAGAACTAAAATGTAGAAGAATAATTTAGAAATAATGTTTGTATCCGAGGATCCGAGGATGTAATAGACTCTGCATCTGTAACATGCGCAACATGATCATATGGTTAGTAAAAGAGGTTTTCTAATTATAATttgataataatttcaaaatcaacaaattgataatttcaatttcataagCATGTTGTAAAAGTTTGGAATTTAAAGATAATGGAAATGATAAATTGAGTGAGATGAGATACCAAGTAGAGAATTTAATTGCAGAAGTAGCAAGTAGATAGGTTCAATGCAGAAGTAGCAAGTAGAGAGTttcaattacaaatataataaagGGAAATATGGACTATTCCATATTTTCTCAGCAGTACTAGAAGCAAGAGGCAAAAGCAGACGATCCTTTAAGAAAGGTCAGAGGGAGAGAGGATGCATCACCAAACAAGAGGGATAAATGTGATCTCAGACATACAATTCAAAATGAGATGTAAAAATGGGTGCAGCTCCATTCATTATCAATTCAGCCTTTCCCACAAACCAAGGTTTCTAATTCCATCACAAGAAACAACTTGAGTATCCTGTTTCAGCTGCTGCACATCACAGGTCCTTCCTTCCATCCCTTACAATCTCAATTTAAATCCTCGGGACAAGAAGTCGTCCctgtggaagaaaaaaaaatgaatctcATCAAAGCAAGTTCAACAATATCACAAAATAATAGTTGATAAAAAACCATGCTTTTTAAAAGGAACTAAGCATAAGCTTAGAGTAATAATTTCATGGTAGGCCAATTTCTCAACAAACTTTCTTCTCTTAAAATACCGCAGCAGGGTGGAATAGTCccaacatttagaaataagttggtaaaaaaaataatttagaagtGAAAATCTCAAAcaatgaataaaaaagaaaaaaactaaatcaCACCAAAATTCTTTCTTTCAGCAAATTCTTTAGCTAATTCTTTCAGCAAAATCTTTAGCTAAGTTTGTTTAGAGATTCATACCAAAATATAGACCAAATTCTTCTCTTAGCTACTTACTCTAAATATTCCACACGCACCCTTGCACTCTAGTATACTAGTTTAGCCtctatttactatttatttctAAATAGTATCTACAACACTTAGGTACATATTCATTCACTGAAGCCCTCATTCCTTGTTTCCAAATCACTTAACATTCATTTACATAATTAGATTACAAAGAAACGTCGGCTTCCAAACAGAATTGCATTGGAATATCATTAAAATTTCAAGAAAACATTACTCATTTCAAGCTTCGGGTGCAACCACTTAGTGCGCCAAACGATAATTAAATCCTCCAAACTTAGGTATTTTAACAATCATTTGGAGTAAACTTCCTAACCAAAGCCATGAACAATTATGCGCACAATAGCAAACACCATTACATTAATTTGTGTAAACTATCGTAGATTAGTTTACTTGTTTTGTGCTCCTAAGTTGTGATGGATGTAGGTTAGCTTGTACAGATCATTCTAAGACTTTTATTACCTCTCTTCAACCTTCCCTCAGAGGAAAGcttaaaaaaagtatacatCATGCTGATTCAAAAAATTCTGCACCCttaaaacacacaaaataagtatattttttattgacaaaactacacaattagtcccttaactttattttaggtaacactttcgtcctttatcttttttttgtcacgatttagtcctttatgttataaaataacaacatagttatccttttttatgaaaaaaataatcaaaaactccaaaaaaaaaatcatcaaacgcataggcaaacgtaaatcttcatcatacaagtctagaaaatcaaatttctttgaaaaaaatctcataaaaaatgataagatattgtcattttataacataaaggactaaatcgtgacaaaaaaaagataaaggacgaaagtgttacctaaaataaagttaagggactaattgtgtaattttgccttttttattttgcttcatTGTTGTACTTTGCCATTTACCAAAATTAAGTTCGACTTTCATTACTCAATTCACTCCATTTGAACAAGCATGCAAACATATTTTCTGCAGAATCCAACAGCAATAATGTAGAACTAGTAGCCAAACACAAAAACAAGGTTCAGTTTCACTTGACTGGACATAAACAAGCTGCAAAATGCTGGCTATCAAATTGTTTGTCAAGGCAAAAGAAAGAACAATAATGAAAGTCATTTTTCCATTAGGGTGAGGCAAGTACATAAAATGACATGATGCAAAGAGAAGAATT
Proteins encoded in this window:
- the LOC120575738 gene encoding F-box protein CPR1, producing MAADGLPPEILAEIFSHLPVKSLLRFRSTSKSLKSLIDSHNFINLHLKNNSLNRSLILHYKSELYQIDDFPDLTKSMIPLNHPFNTAPVTYNSIMALLGSCNGLLAISNGQIAFMHPYGANEITIWNPNTRKHRIIPFLPLAIPNILESDKPNRGGICVHGFGFDPSTGDYKLLRISWMADGHCSFYDSHVSLFSLKTNSWKTIPSMPYALQYVQAMGVFVQNSLHWVMTQQSEESHPCFIVAFNLTLEIFNVVPLPAEIESIEVNSECESFQIAVAVLGGCLCMILNYQTTKTDVWVMKDYGSSWCKLFTLVNSCFTLSLNFLKPLGYSSDGSKVLLEIDCKKLFWCDLMSEQVIYVEGISNLDEAMICVESLVPPSFPVDYCRKKENHTSKNKRRDDFLSRGFKLRL